In the Roseimicrobium gellanilyticum genome, one interval contains:
- a CDS encoding DUF1501 domain-containing protein: MAARLLLMSQPSPACRDFHNTCLLSRRSILRVGGMGLFGMTLPRLLGATEAAKVEKRVARAKSVIFLFQWGGPSHLETFDMKPDAPSGIRGFHKPMSSNADGIQVNSLLPKTAQIMDKVTLIRSVHHNMKNHNSAGYYALSGHAPPSDDQRLKDTPDLFPAYTSVADAMLPSRLEIPTSVHLPFVVSDGTQTPGQFASFLGKARDPFLVTKDPNEANFALPELSLPDGITYERLAARREMQKLVDSQSRLLEYSAAARGLDGYYEKALAMLHSSQVREAFDLGKESDKVRDSYGRSSYGQSCLLARRLVEAGVKFVTVTFDPGIGGRLTTSGGWDTHGFDNTRMFPIIEQRHLPMTEQTLPTLLMDLDQRGLLDETLVVWVGEFGRTPRVNKSLSRDHWPFCYTALMAGGGTKRGFVYGASDKNGEHPSDKPVKPDDLAATMYHLMGIDPHHELHDLANRPVPLSYGNVIEGVIA; the protein is encoded by the coding sequence ATGGCTGCCCGTCTGTTGCTCATGTCCCAGCCTTCCCCAGCCTGCCGCGACTTTCACAACACCTGCCTTTTGAGCCGGCGCTCGATCCTGCGTGTGGGTGGCATGGGCTTGTTTGGCATGACGCTGCCGCGCCTGCTGGGCGCGACGGAGGCTGCCAAGGTGGAGAAGCGTGTGGCCAGGGCCAAATCGGTGATCTTCCTCTTTCAGTGGGGCGGACCGAGCCATCTGGAGACCTTTGACATGAAGCCGGATGCACCGAGTGGCATCCGCGGCTTCCACAAGCCGATGTCCAGCAACGCGGACGGCATCCAGGTGAACTCCCTGCTGCCCAAGACCGCGCAGATCATGGACAAGGTGACGCTCATCCGCAGCGTGCATCACAACATGAAAAATCACAACAGCGCGGGCTACTACGCGCTGTCCGGCCATGCGCCACCCAGTGATGACCAGCGCCTGAAGGACACGCCGGATCTCTTCCCTGCCTACACCAGCGTGGCGGATGCCATGCTGCCCTCCCGGCTGGAGATTCCCACTTCAGTGCATCTGCCCTTCGTGGTGAGCGATGGCACGCAGACGCCGGGACAGTTCGCCAGCTTCCTCGGGAAGGCACGCGATCCCTTTCTGGTGACCAAGGATCCGAATGAAGCGAACTTCGCCCTCCCTGAGCTGAGCCTGCCAGATGGTATCACCTATGAGCGCCTTGCCGCACGTCGCGAAATGCAGAAGCTGGTGGACAGCCAGAGCCGTCTTCTGGAGTACTCTGCAGCGGCCAGGGGACTGGATGGATACTACGAAAAGGCCCTCGCCATGCTGCACAGCTCGCAAGTGCGCGAGGCCTTCGATCTCGGCAAGGAATCAGACAAGGTGCGCGACTCCTACGGACGCAGCTCCTATGGCCAGAGCTGTCTGCTGGCCCGCCGCCTTGTGGAGGCGGGGGTGAAGTTTGTCACGGTCACCTTCGATCCGGGCATCGGTGGACGACTCACCACGAGTGGGGGCTGGGATACGCACGGCTTCGACAACACCAGGATGTTTCCCATCATTGAGCAGCGTCACCTGCCGATGACGGAGCAGACCCTGCCTACGCTGTTAATGGATCTGGATCAGCGCGGCCTGCTGGATGAGACGCTCGTGGTATGGGTGGGTGAATTCGGTCGCACGCCGCGCGTGAACAAATCCCTGAGCCGTGACCACTGGCCCTTCTGCTACACGGCGCTCATGGCTGGTGGCGGCACGAAGCGCGGCTTCGTCTATGGCGCCTCCGACAAGAACGGCGAGCATCCCTCCGACAAGCCCGTGAAGCCGGATGACCTGGCTGCGACGATGTACCACCTCATGGGCATCGACCCGCACCATGAGCTGCATGACCTTGCGAATCGTCCCGTGCCGCTGAGCTATGGGAACGTGATCGAGGGTGTGATTGCCTGA
- a CDS encoding sulfotransferase domain-containing protein, whose translation MDFISYPQRTFMPLPEAFVEGIGRDDRFLLAFPRSGSRWMLVMLTGLIEEAHDLPRSNFFSRPADDLGQGERKSTLLDSHGRCVLPNAHGNPRESSALLAIGETPIFRSHHLAEIITRANGPIVYIVRPPAPALYSYYHFARGEGHVPASLGIEEFCTIHLPLWKDHVATMLQLHRMTPGRVLFLTYRDPGPFERFQLEAATAHFGIPASPEAVERALAGLAGFLPRLSARPAMAHPRGVNDELVRELPRDLLHWIHSEAGELYQEAMMAERSRA comes from the coding sequence ATGGATTTCATCTCCTATCCGCAGCGAACCTTCATGCCGTTGCCGGAAGCATTCGTCGAAGGCATCGGCCGTGATGATCGCTTTCTTCTGGCATTCCCCAGGTCCGGATCCCGCTGGATGCTTGTCATGCTCACCGGTCTGATTGAAGAGGCTCACGACCTTCCGCGCAGCAACTTCTTCTCCCGCCCTGCCGATGACCTTGGCCAGGGAGAAAGGAAATCTACACTTTTGGATTCTCACGGAAGATGCGTTCTGCCGAATGCCCACGGGAATCCACGCGAGAGTTCTGCTCTCCTTGCCATTGGCGAGACGCCGATCTTCCGGTCGCACCATCTCGCGGAAATCATCACACGGGCAAACGGACCCATCGTCTATATCGTGAGGCCACCAGCACCGGCGCTCTACTCGTACTACCACTTCGCGCGGGGAGAAGGGCATGTGCCGGCGAGCCTCGGCATCGAGGAGTTTTGCACGATACATTTACCACTGTGGAAAGACCATGTGGCCACCATGCTGCAGCTGCACCGCATGACGCCGGGCCGGGTGCTCTTTCTCACCTACCGGGATCCGGGACCCTTTGAGCGGTTTCAGCTCGAGGCTGCCACGGCGCATTTCGGAATTCCAGCCTCCCCGGAGGCGGTGGAGCGCGCGCTCGCCGGCCTGGCGGGATTCCTGCCTCGGCTCAGCGCCCGCCCGGCCATGGCCCACCCGCGCGGGGTGAATGACGAACTCGTTCGCGAGCTCCCACGGGACCTGCTGCACTGGATCCACTCGGAAGCGGGTGAACTTTACCAGGAAGCGATGATGGCCGAGCGGTCCCGCGCCTGA
- a CDS encoding DUF1549 and DUF1553 domain-containing protein: MPLRSTVFLALVGAVSLGGGMPAQAADVSFKNDVQAAIAKAGCNLGTCHGNATGKGGFKMSLRGDDADYDYAALVQDVSGRRVNLMEPERSLLLQKGTQALAHEGGKRFDKNSWEYAVLRDWIAQGARRHTPGEPELQKLEVTPREQILVEPQKAMQLKATATFSDGTQKDVTKLAVYEPAQVGLIKVSKEGRVEKLQEGEPTIVVRYLNKQQPVRLAFIAARPEFVWTPTPQNNFVDRQVFAKLKSLRMTPSDLCTDEVYARRAYLDLCGALPTVEQAKAFVADKSPDKRARLVDALMTTGAFADFWAVKWADALRVESRTMDVKGMTAFHAWIRDAVARNTPVDKFSHAVLSAQGSTYTVPQTNFYRAMREPNARAEGIARVFLGTRLQCAQCHNHPFDRWTQDDYFQWSAVFSRVDYKIINNEVEDKSDKHRFKGEQVVQIAKSTKLINPRTGEQAKAKLLGASELDAQVLEQQGDLNAAADWVTSPTNALFAQAQVNRIWFHLMGRGLVDPVDDFRATNPASHPELLKKLAEEFVQSGYDMRHIIRIITQSRTYQLSSEPNATNAADTTNFAYAYVRRLTAEQLFDALYQGLGLQAKFDEFPKATKAVQLPGPLNRRRKEAGNDTGVAFLAQFGQPPRLLACECERSDETTMGQSFSLISGPQVNNLLKSNRNILSRLLNEKSDDAARVEALYWSVLTRAPSAQERQTMAAMLTEAKDKRAALEDLAWSLVNAKEFVLRK, encoded by the coding sequence ATGCCCTTGCGGTCCACGGTCTTTTTGGCCCTGGTTGGAGCGGTGTCTCTGGGTGGCGGGATGCCGGCTCAAGCGGCGGACGTTTCCTTCAAGAACGACGTGCAGGCCGCCATCGCCAAGGCGGGGTGCAATCTGGGCACATGCCACGGCAATGCCACAGGCAAGGGTGGCTTCAAGATGTCGCTCCGTGGGGATGACGCAGACTATGACTACGCCGCGCTCGTGCAGGATGTCAGCGGGCGCCGGGTAAACCTCATGGAGCCGGAACGCAGCCTGCTGCTGCAGAAGGGCACGCAGGCCCTGGCCCACGAGGGTGGCAAGCGCTTCGACAAGAACTCGTGGGAATATGCCGTGCTGCGCGACTGGATTGCCCAGGGCGCCCGCAGGCACACACCGGGGGAACCGGAGCTACAGAAGCTCGAAGTCACGCCGCGCGAGCAGATCCTCGTGGAGCCGCAGAAGGCGATGCAGCTCAAGGCGACCGCGACTTTTTCCGATGGCACGCAGAAGGATGTGACCAAGCTGGCCGTGTATGAGCCCGCGCAGGTGGGCCTCATCAAAGTGAGCAAGGAAGGCCGTGTGGAGAAGCTGCAGGAAGGTGAGCCCACCATCGTGGTGCGTTACCTGAACAAGCAGCAGCCCGTGCGCCTGGCCTTCATCGCGGCACGACCGGAGTTTGTGTGGACGCCCACGCCGCAGAACAACTTCGTGGATCGCCAGGTCTTCGCCAAGCTGAAGTCCCTGCGCATGACCCCGAGCGACCTCTGCACAGATGAGGTGTACGCAAGGCGCGCCTACCTCGACCTGTGCGGCGCGCTGCCCACGGTGGAGCAGGCGAAGGCCTTCGTGGCGGACAAGTCGCCCGACAAGCGTGCCCGTCTTGTGGACGCGCTGATGACCACCGGCGCCTTCGCGGACTTCTGGGCGGTGAAATGGGCGGATGCGTTGCGCGTGGAGTCCCGCACCATGGATGTGAAGGGGATGACGGCCTTCCACGCTTGGATCCGCGACGCGGTGGCGCGGAACACGCCTGTAGACAAGTTCTCCCACGCGGTGCTCTCCGCACAAGGAAGCACCTACACGGTTCCACAGACAAACTTTTACCGCGCCATGCGCGAGCCCAATGCGCGCGCGGAGGGCATCGCCCGCGTGTTCCTCGGCACTCGTTTGCAGTGCGCGCAGTGCCACAACCACCCCTTTGATCGCTGGACGCAGGATGATTACTTCCAGTGGAGTGCGGTGTTCTCCCGCGTGGACTACAAGATCATCAACAACGAGGTCGAGGACAAGAGCGACAAGCATCGCTTCAAGGGCGAGCAGGTGGTGCAGATTGCCAAGTCCACCAAGCTCATCAATCCCCGCACGGGTGAGCAGGCGAAGGCCAAGCTCCTGGGAGCCTCCGAACTCGATGCCCAGGTGCTGGAGCAGCAGGGTGATCTGAATGCCGCTGCCGATTGGGTGACCAGCCCCACGAATGCGCTCTTTGCCCAGGCGCAGGTGAATCGCATCTGGTTCCACCTCATGGGCCGCGGCCTCGTGGATCCGGTGGATGACTTCCGCGCCACAAATCCTGCCTCGCATCCCGAGCTGCTGAAGAAGCTCGCGGAGGAATTTGTACAGAGCGGCTATGACATGCGGCACATCATCCGCATCATCACGCAGTCGCGCACGTACCAGCTCAGCAGCGAGCCGAATGCGACGAACGCCGCGGACACGACCAACTTCGCCTACGCCTATGTGCGCCGGCTTACGGCCGAGCAGCTCTTCGATGCGCTGTACCAGGGGCTGGGTCTGCAGGCCAAGTTCGATGAGTTCCCCAAGGCCACGAAAGCCGTGCAACTTCCGGGACCCCTGAACCGTCGCAGAAAAGAAGCGGGCAATGACACTGGCGTGGCGTTTCTTGCCCAGTTCGGCCAGCCACCGCGCCTGCTCGCCTGCGAATGCGAGCGCAGCGACGAGACCACGATGGGGCAGTCCTTCTCGCTCATCAGCGGACCGCAGGTGAACAACCTTCTGAAGAGCAACCGGAACATCCTCTCCCGCCTGTTGAATGAGAAGAGCGATGACGCTGCCAGGGTGGAAGCGCTCTACTGGAGCGTGCTGACACGCGCGCCTTCTGCCCAGGAAAGGCAGACCATGGCAGCGATGCTCACCGAAGCCAAGGACAAGCGCGCCGCGTTGGAGGACCTCGCGTGGAGCTTGGTGAATGCGAAGGAATTTGTGCTGCGCAAGTAG
- a CDS encoding amidohydrolase family protein, with amino-acid sequence MPARAPLTRRRWMAASSAALLGSAFGKQHSLLAQTSSPRAEIVDIHQHTNYHGRTDADLIKHQDAMGVTKTILLPAGSDALRPSTHNGKSFGLAARVLGNEAAYRLTKEHPDKFVFCANEVTDLENAIPVMEKYLKLGACGIGEQKFSVECDSAVSLKMYDLAKAYGVPVLLHFQHKTYNLGYERFYQILEKYPTVNFIAHAQTTWGNVDAAHKQEDLYPKGKVTPGGLTDKWLTQYPNFFADLSAGSGLNAFTRDEEQGAAFFARHQDKLLYGSDCQDVLGVPEEKNCCGSKMIALIRKLVPDEIARQKILAGNARRVFKLT; translated from the coding sequence ATGCCCGCTCGTGCTCCCCTCACCCGTCGTCGCTGGATGGCCGCCTCTTCTGCCGCGCTGCTTGGCAGTGCCTTTGGGAAACAACATTCCCTCCTCGCGCAGACCTCCTCCCCCCGCGCTGAGATCGTGGACATCCACCAGCACACGAACTACCACGGGCGTACCGACGCGGACCTCATCAAGCATCAGGATGCGATGGGCGTGACGAAGACCATCCTGCTGCCGGCGGGTTCGGATGCGTTGCGTCCCTCCACGCACAACGGCAAATCCTTCGGCCTCGCCGCGCGCGTGCTGGGGAATGAAGCGGCATATCGATTGACAAAGGAACACCCGGACAAGTTCGTCTTCTGTGCCAATGAGGTCACGGATCTGGAGAACGCCATCCCGGTGATGGAGAAGTATCTTAAACTCGGCGCGTGCGGCATTGGCGAGCAGAAGTTCAGCGTGGAGTGCGACTCTGCCGTGAGCCTGAAGATGTATGACCTCGCCAAGGCGTATGGCGTGCCGGTGCTGCTCCACTTCCAGCACAAGACCTACAACCTCGGCTACGAGCGGTTCTACCAGATCCTGGAAAAATATCCCACAGTGAACTTCATCGCGCATGCGCAGACCACCTGGGGCAATGTGGATGCCGCGCACAAGCAGGAGGATCTCTATCCCAAGGGCAAGGTCACCCCCGGAGGACTCACGGACAAGTGGCTCACGCAGTATCCGAATTTCTTCGCGGATCTCTCCGCCGGCTCCGGGCTCAATGCCTTCACCCGCGATGAGGAACAGGGCGCCGCCTTCTTTGCCCGGCATCAGGACAAGCTCCTGTACGGCAGCGACTGTCAGGACGTGCTCGGCGTGCCCGAGGAGAAGAATTGCTGTGGCAGCAAGATGATCGCCCTCATCCGCAAGCTGGTGCCGGATGAAATCGCGAGGCAAAAGATTCTCGCGGGAAACGCCCGACGCGTCTTCAAGCTGACTTGA
- a CDS encoding Fpg/Nei family DNA glycosylase produces MPELAEVFYYAKQWDAGKDKRITALDIRSKTRVFRACDTTALTEGLPGAQLRSTRTHGKQMLFEFSKGQWLTIHLGMTGELAAKPQPYEPAKHDHLVLHTRTHALVFTDPRQFGSVLYHQGKTPPPAWLTLPPQPMDEGFTVPRLREILQRHARTPLKALLLDQRWFPGIGNWMADEILWQMKLPPHILGGALDEKAVRALHRTIKKVCRVALETVGVDWDDPPLNWLFRYRWEDGHCCPRCEAELVRESVRGRTACWCPVCQRPR; encoded by the coding sequence ATGCCTGAGCTCGCGGAAGTCTTCTACTACGCGAAGCAGTGGGATGCGGGAAAGGACAAACGCATCACCGCGCTGGATATCCGATCCAAGACGCGGGTCTTCCGTGCTTGTGACACGACCGCACTCACCGAGGGATTGCCGGGGGCGCAACTGCGAAGCACACGCACGCATGGGAAGCAGATGCTCTTTGAGTTCAGCAAGGGGCAGTGGCTCACCATTCACCTCGGCATGACGGGCGAGCTCGCAGCCAAGCCGCAGCCCTACGAACCAGCGAAGCACGATCACCTGGTGCTGCACACGCGCACGCATGCATTGGTGTTTACCGATCCGCGGCAGTTCGGCTCCGTGTTGTACCACCAGGGCAAGACCCCTCCCCCGGCCTGGCTTACCCTGCCTCCCCAGCCGATGGACGAAGGGTTCACCGTGCCGCGCCTGCGGGAGATCCTTCAAAGGCACGCGCGCACCCCGTTGAAGGCACTCCTGCTCGACCAGCGGTGGTTTCCCGGTATCGGGAACTGGATGGCGGACGAAATTCTCTGGCAGATGAAATTACCGCCGCACATTCTGGGAGGGGCTCTCGATGAGAAAGCTGTGCGCGCACTGCATCGCACCATCAAAAAGGTATGCCGCGTCGCGCTGGAAACCGTTGGCGTGGATTGGGATGACCCGCCGCTGAACTGGCTCTTCCGCTACCGCTGGGAGGACGGTCACTGCTGCCCGAGATGTGAGGCCGAGCTGGTCCGCGAATCCGTGCGAGGTCGCACTGCCTGCTGGTGTCCGGTATGCCAGCGTCCGCGCTAG
- a CDS encoding sulfotransferase domain-containing protein, producing the protein MPSASRNPAAVFHLTHAKAGSQWVYQVLDALFPHRIVHPQAMTGQYLDGSLREDGIYPTVYATREEFEAGQVPAHHRKFFVIRDLRDTLVSLYFSLKHSHPSRSYDIVSLVRTDMGGMTDEQGMEFLLSTYLERIAQTQLSWLDGDAPIYRYEDGLRDPIGFFGRMLDHSELRVSNAMLRNVIDSMSFEKRSGRLRGEEDRNSHYRLGVSGDWQNHLQGTLLEKFLARYGHVLVKTGYEKAEALPSTCHVQGGKELQGRTEHVMPELPEETVAILRAYRCKDHDWFQRQWQQAGPARPENSLQQDTLITGTGWYPVEEQEGRPFCWVADEAELTVRRPSGGMTRLHLEVEPGPSIGSLPAKLSVLDQNGQSITAEEMVPARQWITLDLSACVGDTGEDWNLVLKVEGAGAAVTGDARTMSYRVFRFGWAPTLGARQDAWGMEGPV; encoded by the coding sequence ATGCCCAGCGCCTCGAGAAACCCTGCTGCCGTATTCCACCTCACCCACGCCAAGGCGGGCTCGCAGTGGGTGTATCAGGTGCTTGATGCACTTTTCCCACACCGGATCGTCCATCCGCAAGCGATGACCGGGCAGTATCTCGATGGCTCTTTAAGGGAGGACGGTATCTATCCCACAGTCTATGCGACGAGGGAGGAATTTGAGGCAGGGCAGGTCCCTGCTCATCACCGGAAGTTTTTCGTCATCCGGGATCTCCGCGATACGCTGGTCTCTCTCTATTTCAGCCTCAAGCACAGTCATCCGAGCCGGAGCTATGACATCGTGTCCCTGGTGCGCACGGACATGGGTGGCATGACCGACGAGCAGGGCATGGAGTTTCTTCTCTCCACCTACCTGGAGCGCATTGCCCAGACCCAGCTTTCGTGGCTGGATGGTGATGCTCCCATCTATCGGTATGAAGATGGCCTGCGGGATCCCATTGGGTTTTTTGGCAGGATGCTGGATCACAGCGAACTCCGCGTGTCGAACGCGATGCTGCGGAATGTGATCGATTCCATGTCGTTCGAAAAGCGGAGCGGCCGTCTCCGCGGCGAGGAGGATCGCAACTCGCACTACCGTCTGGGAGTGTCTGGCGACTGGCAAAATCATCTCCAGGGCACCTTGCTGGAAAAGTTCCTCGCACGGTATGGCCACGTGCTGGTGAAAACGGGATACGAAAAAGCAGAGGCCCTCCCCAGCACATGCCATGTCCAAGGCGGCAAGGAGCTCCAAGGTCGCACCGAACATGTCATGCCGGAGCTGCCAGAGGAAACCGTGGCAATCCTCAGAGCCTATCGCTGCAAAGACCACGACTGGTTTCAGCGTCAGTGGCAGCAAGCCGGTCCGGCCCGACCGGAGAACTCGCTGCAGCAGGACACGCTAATCACCGGCACAGGGTGGTATCCCGTTGAGGAACAGGAGGGCCGCCCATTTTGCTGGGTAGCTGATGAAGCGGAGTTGACGGTACGGCGGCCCAGCGGCGGCATGACACGACTGCACCTCGAGGTGGAACCTGGTCCTTCGATTGGGTCCTTGCCTGCAAAACTCTCCGTGCTCGACCAGAATGGCCAGTCCATCACCGCGGAAGAGATGGTGCCCGCCCGGCAATGGATCACGCTGGACCTCTCCGCATGCGTGGGAGACACGGGCGAGGATTGGAATCTGGTCCTCAAGGTCGAGGGTGCTGGAGCAGCCGTGACAGGGGATGCCAGAACCATGTCATACCGGGTCTTCCGTTTTGGCTGGGCTCCCACCCTGGGGGCAAGACAGGACGCCTGGGGGATGGAGGGGCCGGTATGA
- a CDS encoding adenylyl-sulfate kinase has translation MSGIICWFFGRSGAGKSSLSSHVVAQLRQEGRATYLVDGDALRSGVCADLGYDDASRTENHRRAAEMARLASEQGLIVIGATMCPARHHRDLLRDILGDRLRLIHVRASHEVCAMRDPKGLYCRAQKGLVDHFAAQTFQDPTEHEADGVIDTGLHNLEACRETAWTMVKRLL, from the coding sequence ATGAGCGGCATCATCTGCTGGTTTTTTGGGCGTTCCGGGGCTGGCAAGAGCAGCCTCTCCTCCCATGTGGTGGCGCAGTTGCGTCAAGAAGGGCGGGCCACCTATCTGGTGGATGGCGATGCCCTGCGATCCGGCGTGTGCGCCGACCTGGGCTACGACGATGCCAGCCGCACAGAGAACCACCGCCGCGCCGCAGAGATGGCCAGGCTGGCCAGTGAGCAGGGGTTGATCGTCATTGGGGCGACCATGTGTCCCGCGAGACACCACCGTGACCTGCTGAGAGACATTCTGGGAGACCGGCTGCGGCTCATTCATGTAAGGGCCAGTCACGAAGTCTGTGCCATGCGCGATCCCAAAGGGCTCTACTGCCGTGCGCAGAAAGGTTTGGTGGATCATTTCGCAGCACAGACATTTCAAGATCCCACCGAGCATGAGGCTGATGGTGTCATTGATACCGGCCTCCACAATTTGGAGGCATGTCGCGAAACTGCCTGGACCATGGTGAAACGTCTGCTGTAA
- a CDS encoding glycosyltransferase family 2 protein, protein METASAVPPDPTLISSAVPAPRFSVIIPLEFHRGQGHDCLQGWTQGQDFPRDQFEIVLAIPPSFPEDEAAVLRTMLAPHDQAIDLPHEHDIALCAAAARHARGEILFFTESHCLPEQDVLTQAERGLRAHPEWAGFSCESVPITHNLLSKIEAGFYERDIREAMEHPWRNILDQCFVTTRKAYLTSGGFDGSLGHFAEWVLSARYRQHGLKLGYWPAARIHHYYIGEIDEWWEFTEDFTAGESAMLTRPVRDPVLSWFDENDEWAARHENSRGLAWKMALMVLRSMFSSKQAASEAGPESSPSHTDGNGRDLFRWLARGLLGSWAPLLSAHGRVLRAYALLNFALWREDREGAERALPKLCKALTSRRRRQLLRQHQPSHPRSADPIPPSGDWIPENNTPMVCAGFHATETWRDAPLRWSKPAAMVELHLQKGKHEVTLEWMPRATPLHIQFFINEKPLKPAAVKIGKRKARLRFRLNREGQVRLGWVCNPHHSPDDPRRAGVAVRRLIWAARS, encoded by the coding sequence ATGGAGACAGCCTCCGCCGTCCCCCCGGATCCCACCTTGATTTCATCCGCTGTTCCTGCCCCCAGGTTCAGCGTCATCATCCCGCTGGAATTTCACCGTGGGCAGGGACACGATTGTCTGCAGGGCTGGACACAAGGTCAGGATTTTCCTCGCGACCAATTTGAGATTGTGCTCGCGATTCCGCCCAGCTTCCCTGAGGACGAAGCCGCCGTCTTGCGGACCATGCTGGCGCCACACGACCAGGCCATTGATCTGCCACATGAGCATGACATCGCCCTCTGCGCGGCGGCGGCGCGGCACGCGCGGGGCGAGATTCTCTTCTTCACTGAATCCCACTGTCTGCCGGAGCAAGACGTGCTCACCCAGGCAGAGCGGGGTCTGCGGGCACATCCGGAGTGGGCGGGCTTCAGTTGCGAGTCCGTGCCCATCACGCACAACCTGCTTTCCAAAATCGAAGCAGGATTCTACGAGCGCGACATCCGGGAAGCCATGGAGCACCCATGGAGAAATATCCTGGACCAGTGCTTCGTCACCACCCGCAAGGCGTACCTGACTTCAGGCGGCTTTGATGGCAGCCTCGGCCACTTCGCGGAATGGGTGCTCTCTGCACGCTACCGCCAGCATGGACTGAAGCTCGGCTACTGGCCGGCCGCTCGTATCCACCACTATTACATCGGAGAGATCGATGAGTGGTGGGAGTTCACCGAAGACTTCACTGCCGGGGAGAGTGCCATGCTCACCCGCCCGGTCCGGGACCCGGTGCTCAGCTGGTTCGATGAAAACGACGAGTGGGCGGCACGACATGAGAACTCGCGAGGGCTCGCATGGAAGATGGCCCTGATGGTGCTGCGATCGATGTTCTCGTCGAAACAAGCAGCCTCGGAAGCAGGGCCAGAATCATCGCCTTCCCATACGGATGGTAACGGGCGTGATCTCTTCCGTTGGCTCGCGCGTGGGCTCTTGGGGAGCTGGGCGCCGCTTCTCTCGGCACACGGGCGGGTGTTGCGAGCGTACGCGTTGCTGAATTTCGCGCTCTGGCGGGAGGACCGCGAAGGAGCGGAGCGAGCGTTGCCCAAGCTGTGCAAGGCCCTGACGAGTCGGCGCCGTCGGCAGTTGCTGCGTCAGCACCAGCCATCACACCCACGTTCGGCCGATCCCATCCCGCCCAGTGGCGATTGGATTCCCGAGAATAATACCCCAATGGTCTGTGCCGGGTTCCACGCCACGGAGACCTGGCGTGACGCGCCACTGCGCTGGTCCAAGCCCGCTGCCATGGTGGAATTGCACCTGCAAAAAGGTAAGCATGAGGTGACCCTCGAGTGGATGCCCCGGGCCACGCCACTTCATATCCAGTTCTTCATCAATGAGAAACCGCTGAAGCCAGCTGCGGTAAAGATAGGCAAACGGAAAGCTCGCCTGCGTTTCCGGCTCAACCGCGAAGGACAGGTACGACTCGGCTGGGTCTGCAATCCCCACCACTCACCGGACGATCCCCGTCGGGCTGGCGTAGCCGTGAGGCGGTTGATTTGGGCCGCCCGTTCCTGA